Proteins from a single region of Vicinamibacterales bacterium:
- a CDS encoding cell division protein ZapB, with product MVKSVGVGVEPFDRLEEKIKLLVSTIARLKGEHSKLTEENGRLQREVAALQERASQAEVTGSEVTALKEERDLIRSRVTEILAELDTLKL from the coding sequence ATGGTGAAGTCGGTGGGCGTGGGGGTGGAGCCGTTCGATCGGCTCGAAGAGAAGATCAAGCTGCTCGTGAGCACCATCGCGCGCCTGAAGGGCGAGCACTCGAAGCTCACCGAGGAGAACGGCCGGCTCCAGCGCGAGGTCGCCGCCTTGCAGGAGCGCGCCAGTCAGGCCGAGGTGACGGGCTCCGAGGTGACCGCCCTGAAGGAAGAGCGCGACCTCATCCGCTCCCGAGTCACCGAAATACTGGCGGAGCTCGACACGCTCAAGCTCTAG